In Anomaloglossus baeobatrachus isolate aAnoBae1 chromosome 2, aAnoBae1.hap1, whole genome shotgun sequence, the DNA window AGACACAGCCATACTCCTGAAGACACAGCCATACTCCTGAAGACACAGCCATACTCCTGAGCACACAGCCATACTCCTGAACACACAGCCATACTCCTGAACACACAGCCATACTCCTGAACACACAGCCATACTCCTGAACACACAGCCATACTCCTGAAGACACAGCCATACTCCTGAACACACAGCCATACTCCTGAACACACAGCCATACTCCTGAACACACAGCCATACTCCTGAACACACAGCCATACTCCTGAAGACACCGCCATACTCCTGAACACACAGCCATACTCCTGAACACACAGCCATACTCCTGAAGACACAGCCATACTCCTGAACACACAGCCATACTCCTGAACACACAGCCATACTCCTGAACACACAGCCATACTCCTGAACACACAGCCATACTCCTGAAGACAAAGCCTTACTGTTCAAATCAAATAACTTCTTCtgaaattaaaacattttttttcctaaaGACCCCGCTATTCCTTTCTGTAACTCACCTCCTACGTTGAGACTCAGCTTGTTATCCCCCTTCCCCTTAGAATTGCTGATTGTACACTTGTAGACTCCGGTATCCGCCACCTTCGCGTTGTTGAGTCTCAGAgaggcatttcctacagataactcattaaGGAAGAGTGAGGTCCGACTCTTGTAGTTTGAGTTCTGGTCCGACAAAGATATTTTACCATTCTCATATTTGTACACTACTCCGGTGTCTCCCACCTTCTCCCACAGAATATCACTAGATTGTTTAACATCAGGGGTGAAAGTGCAGCTGAGGATCACATTCCCCCCGATCTGTCCAACGGCATTGACAGTGGTCACATCGTTAGTGGTGCTGTTACCTAGAGGAGTGAATGGAGGATGAGGATGACTTCATACCAATTCATATGATGAGTTGTGAAATATCAGGACTATGTCACATCAGTGTGTACTAAACCTTACCAGCAACACTGAGGCCGATAATAAGTGCAATAGCTGCAATAAGGAGGATTATTATCACAATCATGCtgcaaggaaagaaaaaaagagtcAGTGCAAAACGACAAAGATCTGACACACATCAGCAGATAAAATCCCATCACCACATAGACATTCAACTATTACCTAGTCTCTGGAAGTCTATGGAGGTCTATGTGCAGCTCCATCAAATGCAACTATTAAGTGTAAACTAGAAATAATGAATACCAGAAGTGACCGGAAGTGACTGGAAGTGACCTGAAGTGACTGGAAGTGACCCAAAGTGACCAGAAGTGACCCAAAGTGACCAGAACTGACCCAAAGTCACCTGAAGTGACCAGAAGTGACTGAAAGTGACCAGAAGTGACCCAAAGTGACCAGAACTGACCCAAAGTCACCTGAAGTGACCAGAAGTGACTAGAAGTGACCAGAAGTGACCCAAAGTCGCCTGAGGTGACCAGAAGTGTCCAGAAAGTAAGAGCTACAACAGTTTACTAGCTACACAtatctttttattttttcaataaatACTTTCCTATGCTCACATCTGCCATTACAGCTATTACTCCACTAGTCCTTACACTGCTCATTATCTCCAACCCCCATCATCCAAACAAATAATTATCTCATCTTCTCTCTTACCCCATCAACCAACCTCATCTGCTACCGGGCTCCTAAATCTCAGATCTCTACGACTAAAACACAAAATAAGCCAAGCACTCTACTCCCTATAGCTCTCTTTCCACATCCCACCTTCTCCCTATATCTCCCTCCGTCTCCCACCTTCTCCTTATATCTCCCTCCTTCTCCCATCTTCTccttatacagtatctctctcttcttctcccacCTTCTCCTTATATCTCTCTCCTTCTCCCAGGCGAGAGAGATATAAGGagaaggtgggagaaggagagagatatacagagaaaATGGGagaaggtgggagaaggagagagaatataaggagaaggagagagagatatAGGGagaaggtgggagaaggagagagatatacagagaaaATGGGagaaggtgggagaaggagagagaatATAAGGAGAAGGTGGGAGAAGAAGAGAGATATAGGGAGAAGATGGTTgccatgaaaatataataagcagatatgttttcatggtctTTGGATCAGGGGTGATTCTCCCCCTCCCTGCAGAGCCCTaccaaattaacagccaggaaaAGATTTCCCTGTCAGGAGATGTAACAGGTACCTTTCAATTATCTAACAACACCTCTCCCCAGCTCTTCAAAAAACCCCTGCGTAGCAAGAGACGCTCcgactacaatctgtatacacaggggcggagtacatgtttcctgcaggaatatagctttgctgatcaaaaggctagggcagccgtattgtctccgttggggaagtattaatattgcgagatacatatgtcccccagatatggcgggGATATCGTTGATCTCAaaattccataacgcacatctcacaaatttcagcttaatcgtaggacatacggaagagccacaaattaatatctgcccccCGGAACATACCAGAtcccccttgtgtggtatccaccatctgctaaaatcataatataaaaaaTGATGCTCCCACCCAGAGATATGAGGACCATGAGGATTCCATAATGttggaagaggggaaaaccccctcccttacctgatgtcagcagaggtgggggctgtgAGTGGGACAGAGGTTGATAAAAGCCAGTGTCTTAGTACACACTGTGTAAATGCCAGaggatatacattctgtgtatagcattgtccatttccaaggggctgcctctccccctatatctgagccataatcTGTGATCAGGTGAAGTaatctttcatttttttcctttttattttatgtaactgcatactgtatttgtattgttccctttttgtaaattcttgtatatttttataaacactgccttctattttgaattaaatatataaaatgtaatagtttctttcctcatgctctatatttatgaatccacaatccgaagggccttatgctatctgtaacgggtgtccgAACTTCCTGTACTAAGTTTCGGTGCTGGCAGCGGGATTATTGTTGTGTAGAATcattggggtgctatcattaagggtaccgaggtatatatatatgccattagcgggaatcggtgatatatacatttacccttgctgtgagacctccaatatttggcattattagctcagcagcctcatttacttattgtctggCAGTTCCAAAATTGACCTGACcctaagggggcgctagagagtagtcgtgttcatgacaaattggtggcagcggtgggatatagagcattagtgatctggtttgagcaatatttccctttcactaaaaaacttgccaaagttttgaggatcgaactcagtgtttaaatatacctggaacaatatgtacgtgtagcagttaccccctcccctctcttgtttttctatcctatctttatttggcaattatggctgCGCTGACCGAAGCCTGGTAGAGCCAGCTGACGAAGGAGACTCTGATTGCCATCTGCACGACCAGAGAGATTGATGTCAATGGCAAAAACAAgccagacctcattaaagaactgttACAATGGGACACAAAGCAAGTCCGTTCCCCCAGTGATGATGACGGGGAGACAAGCCACAGCCTAGAGGGTGCTGCTGACCAGGGACTCTTCTGCAGCTTCAAGCCACAGCAGCGACCGTAGCAGCATAGACTCCTACCTGCAGACGGCCCTACAGCaactcgctgcagatgaccgggagGGACGGctgaacctcattcagcaatatcaagatcgagaggctgagagagccgagcgtcaGGCCcaaagagaccatgaattgaaggttCTACAAGTCTggtagcagacatcttcctcactgaacggtgagtccaataatgccaacagctttaagccccgaccggagcactttcctgtgatggaaaaggatggggacttggacacctttctgaggggatttgaaaagacttgcttgcaataccagttgcccccagcacaatgggcacgatacttaaccccagggctgcgaggcaaggccctggacgcgtttgccagtctccctcaagcgcagagtggagactatgaggccataaagtaggccctaatacggaagtatcagctgactccagagatgtACCGCAAAAAGTTCCAAACCCTCCAGCGTGGACCACACGACAACAACAGAGACGTTGTGGATGGGCTCCGGACCAACTTTAACCAATGGGCCCAATGACTGTCCGCCACCACTGCTGAGCAAATAACAGACCTGATGGTCAAGGACCAATTCCTACACCTTTGTCCTGCGGACGTGCGACAGTTCATGATAGACAGGGAACCAAAGGATGCGAATACAGCAGCACAGATTGCTgacacctatgaggccaaccgtACATCGGAGGTACGGAAGCCGTTCACCGCCAGCTGGAAAGGGggcaagatgacaactacaaccatccctgcccctaccagccgacctcccgtaggtactGTGTCATCTACCAGTGcctggcccacctctgacactcgcaggtgtttttcctgcaaccagcctggacacctcagctctgcttttccagagaggcagaagaggagctCCACACCAGTGCCAATGTCCTGTTCGTGGTTGAGACAGGTGGTCGAGCCCGTGAGAACTGGCAGCCCGTTACAGTGGGCGACACCATCACTTAGGGGCTGAAGGACACTGGTGCAGAACGAACTCTCATCCACCCGAAATTCGTGTTGCCTAGTGAACTTATCCCGGGGGAGACCCTGACTGTCACTGGGGTTGGGGGTGTTCGCCAATCTTTCCCAATGGCCCAGGTTTTCCTGTACTGGGGTGCTGGGAGGGGATGGAAAGATGTGGGGGTGTCCCGAGACGTTCCAGCAAATGTGTTATTGGGGACTGATTTGGGGCGGTTGGTGGCACAATACGTCCCTGACAACCTTCCCCAATCtgatgttgaggagagccataagattaaatacttacggccaggcagtaggcaactagtgatctctggttaagagttcaccttaacactgataagtcatgtgatacaaatgttgttgataagtcatgtgatgcaagcgcCGTTGATAACTTATGTGATGTAAGCCCTGTTAAGTCATGTGATCCGAATATTGATGATCAGAAGGTGATTATTAAtgttgtgcatgaaaataaagcggATGATTGTGCGGGGAACTTCAGTGAATAGCTGCAGGATATCTGAGTGACCCCCTGGCTGTTCATGACAGTGGTATATATCTCTGTCCTTCTCCCAGCTTCTCCTTACATTCTCTCTTTCTTTCTACCATGTTCTCGTTCTTATTTTCACACTCTTTGATATCCCTCACTGCTGGATGATAGATCTCCCAATCCTTGACCCCCACAGCTGATACCCTGCATTATTTCTCCGTCCTATCACTGCACTCCTACTAAAAACTATTGCCATCTCACCAACAAAAAAGCCCATTCCCTTGACCCTTGttctactgctccctgtctctggaGCGCACTGAAAAGCCCGTTCCCTTGACCCTTGttctactgctccctgtctctggaGCGCACTGAAAAGCCCGTTCCCTTGACCCTTGttctactgctccctgtctctggaGCGCACTGAAAAGCCCGTTCCGTCTGATATAAACTACATATCATTCATGACCTGTCACAATCTATCCTTACTGGGCCTcatcgaaacatggctgacaccctctgaCAAGGACTCCCCTTTTGCACTGTTATGGTGGCCTTCATCCACACTCGTAGCTCTGGCAATAGACAAGATGGAGAAGGAGGGGTCTTCTCTTTTCTCCATGTGGCCATCAAATATCAATCCCTGGGCCCTACTACTGCCTTTATCTTTATTGACCACTTCTCCACCTAGCTTcttcactttctctctgctgacataatACCaaaatcatcatgggtgacttcaacatccccactgacacccgccagtcagcagcctataTACTCCTGTCACTCTTGCTTCATCCTTGGTCTCATTTAGTGGTCCTCCACAGCCACTCACACAAATGGACTACCCTGATGAATGCCACAAGCCAAAACGCGCGTCAGGACCTAGTGCTGGCAGTGCAGCAGCTCATTATGTGTGATATAATGTTATTGCACTAGAATTATCATCTTGTGGGCTTGATCTTTATGTTCACCTTaattatctcatatatatatatatatatatatatatatatatatatatatatatatatatatacacacacacacacacacacacacactacagttcaaaagtttaggatcacttagatatttccttttttttgaaaggaagctaacattaaattaaacagaaatcccctctatacattgtaatgcactatctacataggtgtatagaggcccatttccaacaactaccactccagttctctaatggtacattgtttttgctgtgttagaaggctaatggatgtttagaaatcccttgaaaacccttgtgcaagtatgttagcacagctgaaaacagttttgcccattagagaagctataaaactgaccttcctttgagctagttgagaatctggaacatgacatttgttggttctattaaactctcaaaatggcaagaaaaagagaactttcatgtgaaacgcgacagtctattcttgttcttagaaatgagggATATTTCATGCAAGAAATTGcctagaaactgaagatttcctacaatggtgtgtactactcccttcagaggagagcacaaacaggctgtaaccagagtagagagaagtggaggccgtgctgcacaactgaggagagcacaaacaggctgtaaccagagtagagagaagtggaggccgcgctgcacaactgaggagagcacaaacaggctgtaaccagagtagagagaagtggaggccgcgctgcacaactgaggagagcacaaacaggctgtaaccagagtagagagaagtggaggccgcgctgcacaactgaggagagcacaaacaggctgtaaccagagtagagagaagtggaggccgcgctgcacaactgaggagagcacaaacaggctgtaaccagagtagagagaagtggaggccgcgctgcacaactgaggagagcacaaacaggctgtaaccagagtagagagaagtggaggccgcgctgcacaactgaggagagcacaaacaggctgtaaccagagtagagagaagtggaggccgcgctgcacaactgaggagagcacaaacaggctgtaaccagagtagagagaagtggaggccgcgctgcacaactgaggagagcacaaacaggctgtaaccagagtagagagaagtggaggccgcgctgcacaactgaggagagcacaaacaggctgtaaccagagtagagagaagtggaggccgcgctgcacaactgaggagagcacaaacaggctgtaaccagagtagagagaagtggaggccgcgctgcacaactgaggagagcacaaacaggctgtaaccagagtagagagaagtggaggccgcgctgcacaactgaggagagcagaaacaggctgtaaccagagtagagagaagtggaggccgcgctgcacaactgaggagagcacaaacaggctgtaaccagagcagagagaagtggaggccgcgctgcacaactgaggagagcacaaacaggctgtaaccagagtagagagaagtggaggctgcactgcacaactgaggagagcacaaacaggctgtaaccagagtagagagaagtggaggccgcgctgcacaactgaggagagcacaaacaggctgtaaccagagtagagagaagtggaggccgcgctgcacaactgaggagagaacaaacaggctgtaaccagagtagagagaagtggaggccgcgctgcacaactgaggagagaacaaacaggctgtaaccagagtagagagaagtggaggccgcgctgcacaactgaggagagcacaaacaggctgtaaccagagtagagagaagtggaggccgcgctgcacaactgaggagagcacaaacaggctgtaaccagagtagagagtagtggaggccgcgctgcacaactgaggagagaacaaacaggctgtaaccagagtagagagaagtggaggccgcgctgcacaactgagcaacaagacaagtgcattacagtctctagtgtgagaaatccacgcctcacaggtcctcaactgcagcttcattacatagcaccgcaaaacaccagtgtcaccgtctacagtgaagaggcgactccgggatgccggccttcagggcagaggggcaaagaaaaagccatatctgagactggctaataaaggaaaagattaatatgggcaaaagatcacagacattggacagaggaagattggaaacaagtgttatgGACGGACGAATCCAAGTGTGAGGTGTTTGGATCCCACAGAACATTTGtgtaatacataatatttttgctgGTCTGCAGCACTGCTGTATTCTTATTTATCTTCTGCTGTGTCGGGACATTTTGTCACTTTTCCTTGCTCTATATATGAATTTTtatctgattattttttttatctctaataaAATGTATGGTTTTTATTACTGAAATGTGGCTGTTTTTGTGCCTTGGTTCTCTATATTTGTTATTTTTATGGCCTCCCCATGCATATTTGGGTTTCTGATATATCTATATCTGTGGAGCATTTGATTTAACACCAGTTTGTATGGGCATAATCAGTTTATAAACtaggataaaaattacagacctctccattctttgtaggtgggaaaacgtgtaaaatcggcagaggatccaatacttatttccgGACAGTACCTTTCACAATAATTTACATCGCGCTTTCCCAAATACCTGAaccttgactctgccttgtccttcaaaccACACATCAAAGCTCTCGGCACCTCCcgacgcctccaactcaaaaatatttccagaatcctccTTTTCTTCACCCCTCAATCTACTACAATacaagtgcatgccctcattatcctctccttgactactgcaatatcctcctctgtggcctcccgctAACATTCTTGCACCTCTCCAATACGTCCTTAACTGATCCACATGACTCCTTGCTACATTTCCGCTTCTCCCCTCcgcaaatcccttcattggctacAAATTCTCCAGCAGATCCAAAGTTGTCCATAATCTGTCTACtccatatatctccgaactaatctcccaatATCTACCATCACGTAATCTACggtccttacaagatctccttctatacTCCACCCTTGTATGTTCCTCACCCAATCACCTTCAAGACTTGTCCCGAGTATCCTCCGacctctggaattctgtgccccagcacatccgattgtccaccacATTCAGAACGTTCAAGCAGAATTTGAAAACATATCTCGTTAGAAAAGCTACAATGACCCCGCTACCACCTCACCAACACTGGAGCTGTCACCTCACCAtaaccagagctgccacctcaccaccactggagctgcgaCTTCACCCACAGCAGAGCTACTGCTTCATCACCACAATAGCTGCCACCTTATCACCTCCGGAGCTGTTGCCACCTCACCACCAGAGCtgtcacctcaccaccaccggagctgccacaTCACCAACATCGGAGCTGCCACATCACCACCATTGGAGCTTCTGGCCTCCCCCTCACCGGAGATGCCCCATCACCACCCCTGGTGTTGCTTCTACCTCCCCATCACTGCAGATGCCTCCTCATCACCACTGGAGCtgttgccacctcaccaccactggagctgtcaCCTCCTCACTACagaagctgccacctcaccaccaccagagatgCCACCTCAGCACCACTGGAGTTCCCACCTGCCCACCTCCGGAGCTGCTACCTCCCCACCACCAGAGTTGTCGCCTCCCCACCATCAGAGCTGCTGCCTCATCACCACTAGAGCTGCTGCAACCCCCAACATATTGCCTCCTCCCCATTattctgtagactgtaagcccgcaagggcagggccctctcccccctgtaccagtctgttattagTTTCTTCATTTTAATTTATATTTGTGTTTTGTATGTAACTcctcatgtaaagcaccatggatctAATgctgctctaaaaataaataatttaacacaGAGGGCTAGTGCCTTAAGTATGGTACAAGTGATGGCAAAAAATGATATTACAAGGAGAAATTCGGAAAACAGGTAACACAATGTTATTTACTCATTCCTTCCAACACTAAATAATAGTCACTATCAAGGttatcttaggctagtttcacacttgtgttgaacggtatccgttgcattgcgttgtgtgatggatgcaccgGATGCGttccatatagtggcacaacggatgcaacggatcttacaaaataacgcaatccattataggttttttccttgacacatctgggcatgcgcagttgtgtaaagacggttgcgttaacggaatccgtcaaaatacggattctaacggaatccgccaccatagaagtccattataaaaacaacggacgccgacggaatcctgctggttgcgtttttttgacctggaggggtatttggggattaataaagtggggaaagagggtgtttttttgtcttttattccaaatataggattttttgggtgtttgtgtttatttactttcacttacaggttaatcatggaaggtgtctcggggagatgcctgccatgattaacctaggacttagtggcagctatgggctgccattaactccttattactccgattgccaccgcaccagggcaatttgggatgagccgggtagagtcccgggactgtcgcatctaatggatgcggcaattctgggtggctgctggctgatattgttaggctgggggctccccataacgtggggctccccatcctgagaataccagccttcagccgtgtggctttaccctagctggtatcaaaattgggggggacctcacgccggtgtgttttaattatttatttattttactgcacgatatagacccgcccaccggcgtctgtgattggttgcagtgagacagctgttactcagcgtgggggcgggtctgactgcaaccaatcatgggtgccggtgggcggggaaagcagtgaatacaaagtggattaatgagcggccggcattttcaaaagaggaaaagccgccggagctttgtgacagccgtgcagccccgcgccagtgatcggtgagtatgagagagggggggagaggggggagagagaccaggagtgattttaaatgatttagatagtTCTGCTGgatatgctgagcatgctcagtagaacgtgacgggaaccgtcagcggattccgccgcttagcgcattgcgtcggaatccgccgccatagacaatcattacacaccttggcggatactaacagaatccgtcaaggtgtgatattttaacgacacaaaaaacgctacatgcagcgttccctccgcccgatgcTGCGTCAAatcaacgacgctgcgtcgtccagcggatgcaatgcagacacttgtgttacaatgcgtcgtcaatacaagtctatggagaatagtgcagtgcgttaatggactgcgctattcttcatagcggcggattgcgttgaacgcaagtgtgaaagcggcctatcaCTGTCCTTTCCGTCACTGTCAGTAACTATGTAAAGTTTCCCAAACATCAGACAGGCCCTAACGGGAGTTGCATCACAACCTGCTGAGCTACAAGTCCAAATTAGTAGGTAACTTCCCTCACTTAGCATGCTGGCCACCTTTGCCAATTGTGGCATGACCTCAGTCCTCACTTAGTACCGTAGGCCTGGACAAGAAACAATTTCTCACGAACAGGGCAGGCTCCaaatttttgtgggccccgggcggaagagtcccagtgggccccatccacacgcagacacacacatacgtacacgtacatatacatatttaaagacaaactcacaaaaatacatataaacagacaaatctatacagtcatatacactgacatacatagatacacatcatacatgcatacagacacacacagctctgctggatacatatagacagacacacacagctctactgcatacatacagacacacacagctctgctacatgtatacagacacacactgctctgctacatacatacagacacacacagctctactgcatacatacagacacacacagctctgctgcattcatacatacaaacacacacagcggagctgcatgcatacatacatacagacacacactgctctgttgcatacatacagacagacacaaacagctctgctgcatacatacagacacacactgctctgctgcatacatagacagacacacatagctcttttgcatgtatacagacagacacacacagctctgctgcatacatacatgcagacacagtgctctgctgcatacatacagaaacacacagctctgctgcatacagacagacacacacagctctgctgcaaacagacagacacacatagctctgctgcatacatacatacagacacacactgctctgctgcatacatacagacacacactgctctgctgcatacatacagacacacatagctctgctgcatgcatagagaaagacacacatagctctgctgcatacatacagacacacatagctctgctgcatacatacagacacacatagctctgctacatacatacagacacacatagctctgctacatacatacagacacacatagctctgctacatacatacagacacacacagctctgctgcatacagacagacagacacacacagctctgctgcatacatgcagacagacacacacagctctgctgcatacagacagacacacaaagctctgctgcatacttacagacacacacagctctactgcatacatacagacacacacagctctgctgcatacatacagaaacacacagctctgctgcatacagacagacacacacagctctgctgcatacagacagacacacatagctctgctgcatacatacatacacacactgctctgctgcatacatacagacacacacagctctgctgcatacatacagacagacacacactgctctgctgcatacatacagacacacatagctctgctgcatacataaagacacacatagctctgctgcatacatacaaacacacatagctctgctgcatacatacagacacacatagctctgctacacacatacagacacacatagctctgctacatacatacagacacacacagctctgctgcatacagacagacagacacacacagctctgctgcatacatacagacagacacacagctctgctgcatacagacagacacacaaagctctgctgcatacttacagacacacacagctctgctgcatacatacagaaacacacagctctgctgcatacagacacacacagctctgctgcatacagacagacacacatagctctgctgcatacatacatacagacacacactgctctgctgcatacatacagacacacacagctctgctgcatacatacagacacacatagctctgctgcatacatagagaaagacacacatagctctgctgcatacatacagacaca includes these proteins:
- the VTCN1 gene encoding V-set domain-containing T-cell activation inhibitor 1, with the translated sequence MELHIDLHRLPETSMIVIIILLIAAIALIIGLSVAGNSTTNDVTTVNAVGQIGGNVILSCTFTPDVKQSSDILWEKVGDTGVVYKYENGKISLSDQNSNYKSRTSLFLNELSVGNASLRLNNAKVADTGVYKCTISNSKGKGDNKLSLNVGAFSDVTVTNNNQTGLLCDSPSWYPMPTVTWLNITSGDNITNAAETRTEAGLNGAVEVISEFKRIEKNIQYRCVINNNLARAEADAILTDSGLKTETRLLILSSGPMTSPSRLLLCLVFLSILLGAVNM